One stretch of Pieris brassicae chromosome 8, ilPieBrab1.1, whole genome shotgun sequence DNA includes these proteins:
- the LOC123712829 gene encoding superoxide dismutase [Cu-Zn], producing the protein MPVKAVCVLNGDVSGTVLFDQKDDKAPVVVTGEVKGLSKGKHGFHVHEFGDNTNGCTSAGPHFNPFKQEHGSPDAAVRHVGDLGNIEAQDGGVTKVCIQDSQISLSGPHSIIGRTLVVHADPDDLGIGGHELSKTTGNAGARIACGVIGLAKAE; encoded by the exons atgccAGTAAAAGCTGTTTGTGTCCTTAATGGCGACGTAAGCGGTACAGTGTTATTTGATCAAAAG gATGACAAGGCACCAGTTGTTGTAACTGGAGAGGTCAAAGGTCTATCAAAg GGAAAACATGGTTTCCATGTACATGAGTTTGGTGATAATACTAACGGGTGTACTTCAGCCGGTCCCCATTTCAATCCATTTAAGCAAGAACATGGATCTCCAGATGCAGCTGTGCGACATGTTGGAGATTTAGGCAACATTGAAGCACAAGATGGTGGAGTTACTAAG GTATGCATACAAGACTCCCAAATCTCACTGAGTGGGCCTCACAGTATTATTGGACGCACATTGGTTGTTCATGCAGATCCAGATGACTTGGGAATTGGTGGCCATGAACTGAGCAAGACCACTGGTAATGCTGGTGCACGTATTGCCTGTGGTGTTATAGGATTGGCTAAAGCTGAATGA
- the LOC123713640 gene encoding protein takeout-like isoform X1, which translates to MKALLLFLTFVLVLVGTVHCSLAPFIRPCYAEDRACLKSSAQAAVAVVAAGLPALGVERMDPMYLEHVSASQAGLIMEFNNTQVRGLRHCRVLDLQRAGPRMTVQLQCSVVLTGYYVLSGKLLIFPIQGSGPYKITIRDIVVKVSLETVERKKGSERYWSVVSWKHTAHVLTSVGYHFQNLFNGDEALARPVTHFANKNWRDIFTEVSPPIVSAIVGRIVQQTAHLFDKVPLTQLSLE; encoded by the exons ATGAAGGcacttctattatttttaaccttTGTCCTTGTGCTCGTAGGGACAGTTCACTGCAGCTTAG CTCCCTTCATTAGGCCATGCTACGCAGAAGATAGGGCATGTTTGAAGTCGTCTGCTCAAGCAGCCGTTGCAGTGGTGGCGGCAGGTCTGCCGGCATTGGGAGTAGAGCGAATGGACCCGATGTATCTCGAACACGTGTCGGCCAGCCAAGCCGGGCTGATTATGGAATTCAATAATACCCAAGTACGAGGATTGAGACACTGTCGCGTGCTCGATTTACA ACGTGCAGGTCCTCGGATGACGGTGCAGCTCCAGTGCAGTGTGGTACTGACGGGGTATTATGTGCTCAGTGGCAAGTTGCTCATCTTTCCCATACAGGGCAGTGGCCCCTACAAGATCACAATAC GTGACATAGTTGTGAAGGTTAGCTTGGAGACGGTGGAGCGTAAGAAAGGCAGCGAGCGGTACTGGTCGGTGGTGAGTTGGAAGCACACGGCCCATGTCCTTACGAGCGTCGGCTATCATTTCCAGAATCTATTTAATGGCGATGAAGCACTGG CCCGACCAGTAACCCATTTCGCAAACAAGAACTGGCGGGATATATTCACGGAAGTGTCACCGCCCATCGTCTCTGCTATCGTCGGTCGCATCGTGCAACAAACTGCTCACCTCTTCGATAAAGTGCCTCTTACTCAACTTTCGTTGGAATGA
- the LOC123712828 gene encoding ribonuclease P protein subunit p40-like, whose amino-acid sequence MLCPDICKFSAPKTICSLQKNISFSKALDRITNNSFYRSVIITCPDEIKLPNSIEEAVFEDSDYYKISNCPITEFIDSTFIETFIKNGKLYCLSILNSCMNHNGFAVTQDGLLTLHVLSSVYQTLGIEGTKCPHDFYDIKIDLYDIKSIKRLSNNLSKLDKFNLYITWEPNNENVCPSTIAKYFCDKNYVVTQHSIRGTKLSPDIEQIPSLDADIVEVVEWMGMVAHNANLIPPENYVSSYYIPESLNPMQTTRISVMIIKGFLTPNLLCKLAQHLFQHVSSRELDNYWSALSMQTVEESLYQWYPSTSRIFQSHNSSTNIFFTSNDAIIYSIGHLMYS is encoded by the coding sequence ATGTTATGTCCTGATATATGCAAGTTCTCTGCCCCAAAAACCATTTGTTctttacagaaaaatataagttttagtaAAGCTTTAGACAGGATtacaaataatagtttttatagaaGTGTAATTATAACTTGTCcagatgaaataaaattaccaaaTTCAATTGAAGAAGCAGTGTTTGAAGATAGTGATTACTATAAAATTTCCAATTGTCCCATCACTGAGTTCATAGACTCTACTTTTATTGAAACTTTCATAAAAAATGGAaagttatattgtttatcaatTCTTAATAGCTGTATGAATCATAACGGCTTTGCAGTAACTCAAGATGGTTTACTGACTCTGCATGTATTAAGTTCTGTTTACCAAACATTAGGCATTGAAGGAACTAAATGTCCACATGATTTTTATGACATCAAAATTGAtctatatgatataaaatcaattaaaaggttaagtaataatttaagcaaactagataaatttaatttgtatataaccTGGGAGCCAAACAATGAAAATGTATGTCCATCCACAATAGCAAAATATTTCTGTGACAAAAATTATGTAGTAACCCAGCATTCAATAAGGGGAACAAAATTATCTCCTGATATTGAGCAAATACCTTCTCTTGATGCTGATATTGTCGAAGTTGTAGAGTGGATGGGTATGGTGGCTCATAATGCTAATTTAATTCCACCAGAAAATTATGTAAGTTCTTATTACATACCAGAGAGTTTAAATCCAATGCAGACAACAAGGATTTCAGTAATGATAATCAAGGGTTTTCTAACCCCTAACTTGTTATGCAAACTTGCCCAACATCTTTTTCAACATGTCTCATCAAGAGAGTTAGATAATTACTGGTCGGCTCTTAGTATGCAAACAGTAGAAGAAAGCCTATATCAGTGGTACCCAAGTACTTCTAGAATATTTCAATCACATAACTCTTCgacgaatatatttttcactaGTAATGAtgctattatttattctataggTCACTTAATGTATTCATGA
- the LOC123712827 gene encoding uncharacterized protein LOC123712827 produces MSLFPAYVEVIGLKEDQLSNAEKRLSSHDITEAMEVQLLSSDVEDDTAAHDRSCKPLLQSTLSSDDFYLDCKVDYGNLHVSTLYYPGRPQYNYTNSLTIGSKQTKKDEKKRWKRYFSKEITDVSDSLTERLIAYRKLLTETPDDLQLWEAYIDFREVCESVEGALEATREAAGRLPDSGRLRERLFDLMQTALPRRRYVEELRESLSKERRPSVRTETWARLVAAAGAEAEATDTLRAALADCGRRPASALRLLHAFGLALRSAGLWERLVLAVELLVAMNLPSPAFPPAPSDDDAAERRLLDLEDEAVRSGLPVGVVWTRVERARAAAHWRPAAPRASVVDPQRAPLPADVADLLLPVVGDADVAGLAVRLLLLAKVPPLPATEAAARALGERDGTAEALLALSMERGLRADEPSAAAALEALADPPHYFADDTGYGTWVSALWEACCSACVGARREALVCWRLRWLRALLLAAPPDRRAERAALRRRARGVLKRSAPTSPTAFAEFALLEADAARGEGVEEGAERARAAAAHALRAAVADADAPPEIALYVARVTGEVSGAEAGECATVLAVLRRPPPPTLAFSPPDAASRAAALAACEERCAELERSLGETTEEETTDVTSFLRPSSTEWARARVALASPARRRELLARLLHAQTHVANTEGDALRYYEETASELVRRGAASGAEHRLARLYPGNALLDLASASARRTPTVQWRLSAVAPPRSPTAALASLLPTFLRASHRDWPPVETARAVRAARRATGGTGGVASGGAAWAARLEAEARAADPKTKRALLTALQLTPHDKWLHVRGARCCGEEAEVLADALLEKQLRLHALPDELRSLDGPPASGVSS; encoded by the exons ATGTCTCTTTTTCCGGCTTATGTAGAAGTTATAGGTTTAAAAGAGGACCAACTTTCAAATGCAG aaaaaaggCTGTCCTCTCATGACATTACTGAGGCAATGGAAGTACAGTTGCTGTCCAGTGATGTGGAAGATGACACAGCAGCACATGATAGAAGTTGTAAACCACTTTTACAGTCAACATTATCTTCAGATGACTTTTATTTAGATTGCAAGGTGGACTATGGAAATTTGCATGTCTCTACACTTTATTATCCCGGTAGACCACA ATACAACTACACTAACTCACTGACAATTGGATCGAAACAAACGAAAAAAGATGAAAAGAAAAGGTGGAAACGATATTTTTCTAAAGAAATAACTGATGTATCCGATAGTTTAACGGAACGGCTCATAGCCTACCGAAAGCTTCTCACCGAGACGCCGGATGATCTTCAGCTTTGGGAAGCCTACATCGACTTCAGG GAAGTGTGCGAGAGCGTGGAGGGCGCACTCGAAGCGACGCGGGAGGCGGCCGGACGGCTGCCCGACTCCGGCCGCCTCAGGGAGAGGCTCTTCGACCTCATGCAGACCGCGCTTCCTCGCCGGCGGTACGTCGAGGAGCTGCGGGAATCGCTCAGCAAAG AGCGGCGCCCGTCGGTCCGCACGGAGACGTGGGCCCGCCTCGTCGCTGCCGCGGGGGCGGAGGCCGAGGCGACGGACACGTTGCGGGCGGCCCTGGCCGACTGCGGTCGACGCCCGGCCTCCGCGCTGCGACTTCTGCACGCCTTCGGCCTGGCCCTGCGCTCGGCGGGGCTCTGGGAGAGGCTGGTGCTGGCCGTCGAGCTGCTCGTGGCCATGAATCTTCCCTCGCCCGCCTTCCCGCCCGCGCCCTCCGACGACGACGCGGCCGAGCGACGTCTGCTCGACCTCGAGGACGAG GCCGTGCGCAGCGGGTTGCCGGTCGGCGTGGTGTGGACGCGCGTGGAGCGAGCGCGGGCCGCGGCCCACTGGCGCCCCGCCGCCCCTCGCGCCTCGGTCGTCGACCCTCAGCGCGCGCCCCTGCCGGCCGACGTGGCCGACCTGCTGCTGCCCGTTGTCGGCGACGCCGACGTCGCCGGCCTCGCGGTGCGGCTGCTGCTGCTCGCCAAAGTGCCTCCGCTGCCGGCGACCGAGGCTGCGGCGCGAGCGCTCGGCGAGCGGGACGGCACGGCGGAGGCCCTGCTCGCCCTCTCGATGGAGCGGGGCCTGCGGGCCGATGAGCCTTCGGCGGCGGCCGCGCTGGAAGCGCTCGCCGATCCGCCGCACTACTTCGCCGATGACACCG GGTACGGCACCTGGGTGTCGGCGCTGTGGGAGGCGTGCTGCTCGGCGTGCGTCGGCGCCCGGCGCGAGGCTCTCGTCTGCTGGCGGCTGCGTTGGTTGCGGGCGCTGCTTCTGGCCGCGCCGCCGGACCGTCGCGCCGAGCGAGCCGCGCTGCGACGCCGG GCGCGGGGCGTCCTGAAGCGGTCGGCGCCGACTTCGCCGACGGCGTTCGCCGAGTTCGCGCTGCTGGAGGCGGACGCGGCGCGCGGCGAGGGCGTCGAGGAGGGCGCCGAGAGGGCCAGGGCGGCGGCCGCGCACGCCCTGCGCGCCGCCGTCGCCGACGCGGACGCACCCCCCGAGATCGCGCTCTACGTCGCCAG GGTCACGGGTGAAGTGAGCGGAGCGGAGGCCGGCGAGTGCGCGACGGTGCTGGCGGTGCTGCGCCGTCCGCCGCCGCCGACGCTCGCTTTCTCGCCGCCCGACGCCGCTTCGAGGGCCGCCGCCCTCGCCGCG TGCGAGGAGCGGTGCGCCGAGCTGGAGCGGAGCCTGGGCGAGACGACGGAAGAGGAGACGACGGACGTGACTTCATTTCTGCGACCGAGCTCGACCGAGTGGGCGCGAGCGAGGGTCGCGCTCGCGTCGCCCGCTCGACGCCGCGAACTTCTCGCTCGTCTGCTGCACGCGCAGACGCACGTGGCCAACACCGAAGGCGACGCCCTGCGATACTACGAGGAGACCGCGAGCGAGCTCGTCCGGCGAGGCGCCGCCTCGGGGGCCGAGCATCGCCTGGCGCGGCTCTACCCCGGCAACGCGCTTCTCGACCTCG CGAGCGCCTCCGCGCGACGCACCCCGACCGTGCAGTGGCGGCTGAGCGCCGTGGCTCCTCCGCGGTCGCCGACGGCCGCCCTCGCCTCGCTGCTGCCGACCTTCCTGCGAGCGTCGCATCGGGATTGGCCGCCAGTCG AGACGGCGCGCGCGGTGCGAGCGGCCCGACGGGCGACCGGCGGAACGGGCGGAGTGGCGAGCGGCGGAGCGGCGTGGGCGGCCAGGCTCGAGGCCGAGGCGCGCGCCGCCGACCCGAAGACAAAGCGAGCCCTGCTGACCGCGCTGCAGCTGACTCCGCACGATAAG TGGCTGCACGTGCGAGGGGCGCGCTGCTGCGGCGAGGAGGCGGAAGTGTTGGCGGACGCGCTGCTCGAGAAGCAGCTGCGCCTGCACGCGCTGCCCGACGAGCTGCGGTCGCTCGACGGACCTCCGGCTTCGGGAGTCTCTagttaa
- the LOC123713640 gene encoding protein takeout-like isoform X2, with translation MDPMYLEHVSASQAGLIMEFNNTQVRGLRHCRVLDLQRAGPRMTVQLQCSVVLTGYYVLSGKLLIFPIQGSGPYKITIRDIVVKVSLETVERKKGSERYWSVVSWKHTAHVLTSVGYHFQNLFNGDEALARPVTHFANKNWRDIFTEVSPPIVSAIVGRIVQQTAHLFDKVPLTQLSLE, from the exons ATGGACCCGATGTATCTCGAACACGTGTCGGCCAGCCAAGCCGGGCTGATTATGGAATTCAATAATACCCAAGTACGAGGATTGAGACACTGTCGCGTGCTCGATTTACA ACGTGCAGGTCCTCGGATGACGGTGCAGCTCCAGTGCAGTGTGGTACTGACGGGGTATTATGTGCTCAGTGGCAAGTTGCTCATCTTTCCCATACAGGGCAGTGGCCCCTACAAGATCACAATAC GTGACATAGTTGTGAAGGTTAGCTTGGAGACGGTGGAGCGTAAGAAAGGCAGCGAGCGGTACTGGTCGGTGGTGAGTTGGAAGCACACGGCCCATGTCCTTACGAGCGTCGGCTATCATTTCCAGAATCTATTTAATGGCGATGAAGCACTGG CCCGACCAGTAACCCATTTCGCAAACAAGAACTGGCGGGATATATTCACGGAAGTGTCACCGCCCATCGTCTCTGCTATCGTCGGTCGCATCGTGCAACAAACTGCTCACCTCTTCGATAAAGTGCCTCTTACTCAACTTTCGTTGGAATGA
- the LOC123713639 gene encoding circadian clock-controlled protein daywake-like — protein sequence MFRILYLLGLGLSVQCASAPFIKPCKAGDSACILASARAAAPFLLPGIPDLGIKSLDPIHLNVIKSDQGGLKMVFKDTNLTGLKTCSIDNVKMDIAKMKQTVLLKCSKLALTGNYKLSGQLLILPVQGDGPYTIDISDIVIKVSTDLSSVTGSDGQQHWHISKWKHTYNVLTGAHFAFKNLFNGNTALATPVEEFANSNWKDVMQEIAPPIVHAVIEEIVAAVDNLYAAVPADQLYTP from the exons ATGTTCCGCATCCTCTATTTACTCGGACTAGGTTTAAGTGTGCAGTGTGCCTCGG caCCCTTCATAAAGCCATGTAAGGCCGGTGACTCCGCTTGCATCTTGGCTTCAGCGCGGGCTGCCGCGCCCTTCTTGTTACCCGGTATACCGGACTTGGGCATTAA GTCGCTGGACCCTATTCACCTGAACGTGATCAAGAGTGACCAAGGGGGTCTAAAGATGGTCTTCAAGGACACCAACCTCACTGGCCTTAAAACCTGCAGCATAGATAACGTTAA GATGGATATCGCAAAGATGAAGCAGACGGTGTTGCTGAAATGCAGCAAATTAGCACTGACGGGCAACTATAAGCTGTCGGGGCAGCTGCTCATTCTGCCCGTGCAGGGTGACGGTCCTTACACCATTGACATTA GTGACATCGTGATCAAAGTGTCGACCGATCTGAGCTCGGTGACGGGCAGTGACGGCCAGCAGCACTGGCACATTAGCAAGTGGAAGCACACGTACAACGTCCTCACCGGAGCGCACTTCGCCTTCAAAAACCTCTTTAACGGGAACACAGCCTTGG CGACACCGGTGGAGGAGTTCGCGAACAGCAACTGGAAGGATGTGATGCAGGAAATCGCTCCGCCCATCGTGCACGCAGTGATCGAGGAGATCGTAGCCGCCGTGGACAACCTCTACGCTGCCGTGCCCGCCGACCAGCTTTACACGCCCTGA